The following DNA comes from Hydrogenispora ethanolica.
CTTTTAACCTCGCAGGTGTGTCTTTCTACCTACGATCATTCTAGATTTATCACTGGTTTCCCTGGTTTTGTATCTGTTTAGTTCACGGATTTAGGTTAAAGAAATTTAGATACTCTGACCATTATCAATATTATCTTTCTTTTTTTAATATCATCTCTATAACGTTTTAGTACGATATCATATATCTTTGGTAAAAAATCGGATTTCAATGAGTTCTTACAAAATACACAATAATTTTATTCTACATATGTCTTTGTCAACCAATCATGCAAGAATTGATTTTTTTTATTGAATAGATAAAAAATAAATCCTATGCCAGCAAAGCTAGTAATAACTAATAATATAAGTCGTATAAATGCTCGTGAGGCACTAATTTTTTCTCCACTTTCCGTTCTCAATCTTAATTTCAGAGCCATCTTTCCTAAAGTAGCATCGTATTTTGTTTCCATAGCAACAAAATATAGTATAATTAAAATAAAAATAGTAATTGGA
Coding sequences within:
- a CDS encoding RDD family protein, which produces MKLVNCVKRFIALLIDFISLYVMGFSLLIIIFIIAKMSNIQPLNESHSHTAWGFIQYLFPITIFILIILYFVAMETKYDATLGKMALKLRLRTESGEKISASRAFIRLILLVITSFAGIGFIFYLFNKKNQFLHDWLTKTYVE